The Nymphaea colorata isolate Beijing-Zhang1983 chromosome 5, ASM883128v2, whole genome shotgun sequence DNA segment ATGATAGCAAGAAAGAAGCCTCCAGCTTCATTTATCTCCTTGTGTAAGCTCATTACCTCTTCAACCACTTCAGCAACCTACTTGCTTCCTAACTCAGCATCACAATAGTGTAATGATGTTAGCTTCATCCAACAAAACCCGAGTTTTGATCTCAGAACCATGTATCTAGTAACACCTAATGGAAACATCGACAACAACATGATATCACTCTGCTACCGTAAATGTGGGAGCATGGCGCAGGTAAAGGTGCCGACTGGCATGAAGAAAATGCAATTGTCTCCACTCCCTGTTCAGCAGCTAGGGTGTTAAAGGAAACCTCCATCACTTGGCAATGAATGCAATTCCTTTTCTCAAATTACGTTATAACTTAGGAGGTACAAACGAGACTTGAGAATAAAAGAACCACTACACCAAGTAGCAGCTTATTCTGCTTGCAAACAGTTTGTTTTCATACCTCAGGCTCGTGCAGAATATTGGCCTTGGTGGGATCATCAAAACTGCAGAATATTGGCCTTGGCGGGATCATCAAAACTGCAGAATATTGGCCTTGGCGAGACCATCAAAAGTTCACAGTGCTAGATataaaagcagaaaattttTTGCTGCAACCTCACGGTTAAGAATGACAAGAATTGGTATTGATCCCTTTGTTGTACAAATTGTACAGATATCATACATAAGGCATCCTTTTCTGGCTTGCACCAAGAACACCATCTATACATCTCGTTTCGCTTTTCTAGGTTTTACTATACAAGTCAATGCAATATAAGCCAGGTCCCGAGAGAATGATAGAAAGAGATCTACCTGGTTGACAAAAAGCAggtagaataaaaaaaaaatctgatataATTTCTTACCAAAATAAGCTGATAATGCCATCACGTTAAGCTCACCAGTAGTAAAACACCCATGATCTGAATGAGTGCTGGCAAAGCAGATCTCAGTACGATCCTTCAATGAAAGTGTGACAAATTCCTGTCATCACAAGATCCCAACTTATAACAATTAATAAGCTTCAGTAGCTACAGAAgctgaagggaaaaaaaaaaaaagaaaagaaagggtcGTCACCATCAATACATGCTGCACACGGATTGGGCCAGCACCACCGATCAGAAGCGGCAAGGTTCATGAAAAAGAGGTTAGCAGTCTACTCAGAATCAGTATCTATTGAAAGATACAACCTTCTTCTAACAGAACGTTGGTGCTGCTGTGGGGAAAAAGGACTCTCAGATCTCTGAGTGTCTGCCGGTGCTTTCTCCTCATTCATGCTTAGAAACATAGTAGCTGCATCAACAGCACCTCGTCAATAGACAATCTAATACCTGAACTCACATCCAGCAAACATCAGCTAAACAGTGTGGGAGCTGGCTGCTTTGGAGACCATCCATTGAGAAAGCATCTTAGCTGAGAacttatataaaattataaataaataaaaatataaacataaacataggggaattgaaatcagccggcTACCAGAtgacaaaatattgaaaacccTCACTGAAAAGCACCCTGCCACAGGAGCATTAGCAATGATTTATCGTgtttttagtaatttttaacATTACATTTCAATATTTATCCATCTCGCAGCTGGCTGATTCAatgttcacacacacacatatatatatatatatatatatatgaaaagcaGAAATCCTCGGGTCATCTGTCCATCTGGATGTCTCACACGCAGCCTGATGGAGACATTTAGATGGATGGAGGAATccaatgtaatatatatatatatatatatatatatatatatatattccccaAACAACAACATTAACAATTAACAAGTTATGATTCTATCAATGGTTCAGTGAAAATAAAGTACATTGTCCCTAGTGGATCATGTGCCGCAACCTTTTTGCAATTGTTCGAGTTATCTAGGTCTTCTTCTTTTACCAACAGCCCACCCCTGAGGAGCCCAGTTGCAGATATTGtttataaacaaacaaaatgctGAAATTAACCTCTCTCTCAAAACATGCATGTTGGATTTAAAGAACTTGAATAATTATGAAACACACTGTATTTGCAATAAATGTTGATGGCATTGGATGGATGACATAGACTAACTTTTATTGACagcaataaaatgaaaaacaggaaaaataagTAACCAGCTTTACTTAATTTAAGATAATAGAAAACATTATCGGCAGGTGGTGCCCTTTCCATGGCCCTTAATTTAAGATAATAGAAAACATTATCGGCAGGTGGTGCCCTTTCCATGGCCTTGGGCTAGCATCACGGACTAAGCAATTGAACCAATTGTGAGGTCCTCCCTAGTCCCTGGTAGATAGTTCTAACAATCTGCGTCCTACTCAtaagggaaaacaaaaatgcaaatggCACCTGTGTTTGCTAAGGCATCCATCCTGCTCTCCTGCACGGTGATTGGTTGCCTTGAATGAACACCATTTAATGGCTCCCTTTCATGATTATTACCACCAAGACTAAGTGTAATCCAGTCTTCAGTCTGAACATCATCTGGAACAGTTGTCTGATTTCTGCAATCAGCTTCCATGGACGTACCAACAGGTCTAGGAGGGAGAAAGATTTGTAGGGAAGGGTCATCAGCATCAAAGGATAAAGGGTTATCTAGAACATTATTGATTCCATTGTTCAAATGAGCAAGTGAAGGTTCCGCCTGGGAAGCAAGACCTTCAATTCTTGAACCCTCTGGCACAATTTCTGCAGCCAACTCATAACCATTTATTGGTGTAGGACGGACAACGGATGGGTGGACATCAACCAATGCGACTGGCACATCAGCATCTGcaccaaaaaaatcaaacccaCCATTCTGAGGGCAGTCCCAGATATTGTAATCATCACCATTGTTCTGGAAAATTCCAAGCTCCTGACCATGAGGGAATGCTTCTGCGACACTGGTTGAAGGAACAGTGAAAGGATTTACACGGCTTTCGTTTTGAGCAGCTTCATAGACCCCTCTAACACCAACAGTAGATGGCATGACGTTTAAATTCTCCCTGTTATCTTCATCCGAATCACTAAGAACTATGATATCTGTCTCCATTGGTATAGAATTTGGTACCCTATTGCCCATCCCAAAAATGTCAGGATCCAAAAATGCTGAGTCCAGCTCATTAGCATTATTTATGAAGTCAAAATGACCATCTTGATTAACACTTCCATCTTCACCATCTCTATCACTGCCAGTAGTGCTGCTGCTCCTGGCCATGATCTTTTGTTTGAATTCGTCAGATGCATAATTTGGAGATGACAAAGTACAAAATTCATCAGGCTTGCTTACTTCCCAAACCCCATTACGATTTTTCCTGATTCCCAGTTTCAAGCTAGCACGTTCAGAAGCaccttcttgttttttaaacatGTCATTATCATGTTTCACTTCACCATTAGTAGGTAAACAAAGAGAACCATCAGGAAGGTGCCACTGTCCAAGATCTTTATGATCTGGCTCGTTCTTGGTACGCCAAGCACCATCTGGCCTCACCTCAATCTCAGTCACATCCTCCCCACAATCCGTCATCTATTCAACCATTAAAATGGATGAGAAGTTTGTTAATGCATGCAATATATGCAGAGCAAATATATAGACATACCATAGTGGTTATGCGATTGAAATATGGATCAATGATGATGCTTTCCAACGAGTAGTTCTTCAGACATATAGGACACTGCCACTGCAATGAAAAGCATACACAGTAACTGAAAAAGATAACATGGTTGAGCTTCCAATATATAAGACATACCTTTCTTGAACGTTGATTTAGCTCTACAAAGGTTCCAAGATCAAAGCAGCCCATGTGAACACAGGGCTTGAACCTTCCAGAAATTTTTATCCTGGATCCACTCATCTGCAAGGCAgtataacaaaaataaggatTTCACGTATAAAAAATTCTGAGCCAACCTAGAATTATTCTGTGAACTTCGAACATCCATGTGGATAACCACTAGATCATCTGGCTGTTGAAAAGCTTCTGAAATTGCATTTAAACATTAGACAGGATCCAAGCATCACAATTCATCTAAACAAATAACGGTAGACAGGCTAACTAGATCAACTTCCCAccacaaaaaacagaaattattCATCCTCATCCTGTCATCCACCAACCTAACCATCTAAGAGTTCCACATCATCAGAGAACAGATAGACTACAACTAGAAGATGCAATACAAAGAGGTTTATGTGTACATAACGGCTGCATACAAAACTGCAGCTGAAGGGCAGATGTTGCCAATCAAGCTAACCATTTCTACAAACAAAGGAACTACTTATAAGCTATGTGGCCATGACACTTTTACCTTTTAAAACATTTACCGGACCTTAATTTGGGAAATTACAAAGAGAAACTTTGATTTTTACCCAAtgcttagaagttagaacactAGAAAGCCAAAAGGCATGTCAGGAACTTCCACCTATGCGATATTACTTGTTGGTGGATGCTTTGATTCTATCCTAAAATAGTGGCTTGTTGAACAAACTTCCCTCATCCTATTTTGGTATTTATGTGTATAAAacacacaaaaggaaaaagtgacCACAATATATGTGATGTTTATATAGTAAATATCGAACATAAAACATCAATATGTATTCATGTAAGTTGGTATTTTGAGATAACATATGACTGCCTTCTTTTAATACTGGTCTAAATCTGCTCATTAATTCAATCAACAATCATATTCCTTGGAACTGATATAGCTAGGTTTATACTTATTgacagcacacacacacacaatcttCTCTCTCTAGATGCCAAGTAATATGTATTTTCTATGAGGCAAAAGATACTCCATCAGTTGGTACTGCCTACGCAAGTGCAAAATAACTAGGTGACAGCTACAGAAATTCACAAGGCTAAAGTAGCAAAGCATAATTTCTTCATAGTATGCAAACACCATTCTAAGAAGAAATAAGGGTTCACAGAGTGGATGCCTTAGTGCAAGGAAAGGCAAAAAATGGATCAGTACAATGCAGAGTGAATTACTTCCACTTCATTAATAAATTATCATACTGAGGATAAACTTCTTATGTAAAATATTTGAAGCAAATTTAGAAAGAATGCTATGCCACATGGACACAACAGGAAAGGTGCCACACCCATGTCAACACAGCTAGACATGGCCATGGGTACAGGATATGGTAGACtcacattttgtaattttgatatattttggtTAGAACTGATATGGCACCTACTAGCACCCATGGGATAGAACTGCTATAG contains these protein-coding regions:
- the LOC116254503 gene encoding E3 SUMO-protein ligase SIZ1 codes for the protein MDSVSSCKEKLQYFRIKELKDVLTQIGLAKQGKKQDLVDRILALLSDDQASKNAWGRKHSVGKEEILKIVDDTYRKMPIYFASDLASKGHNSSTLNIVKPKEEVEDHALLDTKICCPCGSSFMMESMIQCEDPKCRVWQHLGCVIIPEKPVEGVQPQIPLQHYCETCRLNRADPFWVTLGHPLLPVRWANAIAATEGSNPLYTVEKTFQLTRADRDFLQKAGHDIQAWCILLNDKVSFRMQWPQFVELQVNGATVRTTTRPGSQLLGINGRDDGPVITQWSREGINRISLSAGDSRVFCFGVRLVRRRTVLQVLSLIPKESEGERFEDALARVRRCVGGGAENAGDSDSDLEVVADTVPVNLRCPMSGSRIKISGRFKPCVHMGCFDLGTFVELNQRSRKWQCPICLKNYSLESIIIDPYFNRITTMMTDCGEDVTEIEVRPDGAWRTKNEPDHKDLGQWHLPDGSLCLPTNGEVKHDNDMFKKQEGASERASLKLGIRKNRNGVWEVSKPDEFCTLSSPNYASDEFKQKIMARSSSTTGSDRDGEDGSVNQDGHFDFINNANELDSAFLDPDIFGMGNRVPNSIPMETDIIVLSDSDEDNRENLNVMPSTVGVRGVYEAAQNESRVNPFTVPSTSVAEAFPHGQELGIFQNNGDDYNIWDCPQNGGFDFFGADADVPVALVDVHPSVVRPTPINGYELAAEIVPEGSRIEGLASQAEPSLAHLNNGINNVLDNPLSFDADDPSLQIFLPPRPVGTSMEADCRNQTTVPDDVQTEDWITLSLGGNNHEREPLNGVHSRQPITVQESRMDALANTATMFLSMNEEKAPADTQRSESPFSPQQHQRSVRRRLYLSIDTDSE